The following coding sequences are from one Pelagovum sp. HNIBRBA483 window:
- a CDS encoding ribonuclease HII, whose product MTLIGPDFSFEREHMASGARWVVGIDEVGRGPIAGPVTAAAIILDPENIPDGLNDSKKLSIRRRERLFAEILETAVVGVAHASVDEIDELNILRASHLAMERACSLLSISPSMALIDGNLVPKGLRIPSVAIVRGDARSQSIAAASIVAKVTRDKIMVDLEQQYPGYDWAKNAGYPTKAHLEALRNIGVTPHHRRSFKPVHNMLYQEKS is encoded by the coding sequence ATGACTTTGATTGGTCCAGACTTTTCCTTTGAACGTGAACACATGGCTTCCGGTGCCCGCTGGGTGGTTGGCATAGATGAAGTCGGCAGGGGGCCAATTGCTGGTCCGGTAACCGCAGCAGCTATTATCCTGGATCCAGAAAACATCCCCGACGGCCTGAACGATAGTAAGAAGTTGTCGATCCGCAGGCGCGAGCGGCTATTTGCAGAAATTCTCGAAACTGCTGTTGTGGGCGTCGCGCATGCGAGCGTCGATGAAATTGACGAACTCAACATTTTAAGAGCGTCTCACCTAGCGATGGAGCGCGCGTGTTCGCTGCTCAGTATTTCGCCGTCGATGGCGCTTATCGATGGGAATCTTGTGCCGAAAGGACTCCGCATCCCCAGCGTGGCGATTGTGCGGGGAGACGCGCGTTCACAGTCTATCGCAGCTGCGTCGATTGTCGCCAAAGTGACCCGCGACAAGATCATGGTGGATTTAGAGCAACAATACCCTGGATACGATTGGGCGAAAAATGCGGGATATCCGACAAAGGCGCATTTAGAGGCGCTTCGAAATATTGGTGTGACCCCTCATCATAGGCGCTCTTTTAAACCGGTCCACAATATGTTGTATCAAGAGAAATCATAA
- the pnp gene encoding polyribonucleotide nucleotidyltransferase — MFNEVKKSIQWGEETLTLETGKVARQADGSVIATLGETSVMANVTFAKEPKPGQDFFPLTVHYQEKYYAAGKVPGGFFKREARPTEKETLTARLIDRPIRPLFVPGFKNEVLVMCTVLSHDLVNDPDIVAMIAASAALTISGAPFMGPIAGCRVGFEDGEYILNPTVDDMQGLRNNPEQRLDLVVAGTKEAVMMVESEAYELSEAEMLGAVTFAHEQIQPVIDLIIGLAEDSAKEPFDFTPPDYSELFEAVKAAGEAQMREAYAILDKQARQTAVAAAKEQIKASLSEEQLEDANLGSALKKLESTVLRSTVVKDGKRIDGRALDEVRSIVCETGLLPRTHGSALFTRGETQGLVVTTLGTGDDEQIIDALHGNFRSNFLLHYNFPPYSVGEAGRVGPPGRREIGHGKLAWRALQAVLPAATDFPYTIRVVSEITESNGSSSMASVCGGSLSMMDAGVPLKAPVAGVAMGLVLEDDGSYAVLTDILGDEDHLGDMDFKVAGTENGITSLQMDIKVAGITPEIMEKALDQAKRGRMHILGEMAKALTEAGDFSVHAPRIETMQIPTDKIREVIGSGGKVIREIVEVSGAKVDINDEGIIKIASPNGEAIKKAYDMIYSIVAEPEEGKIYRGKVVKLVDFGAFVNFFGKRDGLVHVSQIENRRLNHPSDVLKEGQEVWVKLLGFDDRGKVRLSMKVVDQETGEEAKNEEESE, encoded by the coding sequence ATGTTTAATGAAGTAAAAAAATCCATCCAGTGGGGCGAAGAAACGCTGACACTGGAAACGGGCAAAGTTGCCCGCCAAGCCGACGGGTCGGTTATCGCGACTCTCGGCGAAACAAGCGTGATGGCGAACGTCACGTTTGCAAAGGAGCCGAAGCCGGGGCAGGACTTCTTCCCGCTGACGGTCCATTATCAAGAGAAATACTACGCAGCGGGCAAAGTTCCAGGCGGCTTTTTTAAGCGGGAAGCACGCCCGACCGAGAAAGAAACCCTGACTGCACGTCTGATTGACCGTCCGATCCGCCCACTCTTTGTTCCTGGTTTCAAGAATGAAGTGCTAGTGATGTGTACGGTATTGAGCCACGATCTGGTTAACGACCCTGACATCGTTGCGATGATTGCAGCTTCCGCAGCTTTGACGATTTCGGGTGCGCCGTTCATGGGGCCGATCGCGGGTTGCCGCGTCGGTTTCGAAGATGGTGAATACATTTTGAACCCGACCGTTGATGATATGCAGGGCTTGCGCAACAACCCTGAGCAGCGCCTTGATCTCGTTGTTGCGGGCACCAAGGAAGCGGTCATGATGGTCGAGTCCGAAGCATACGAATTGTCTGAAGCAGAAATGCTGGGCGCAGTCACATTCGCGCATGAACAGATTCAGCCGGTGATTGATCTAATCATTGGCCTGGCCGAAGACAGTGCAAAAGAGCCGTTTGATTTCACCCCTCCAGACTATTCCGAGCTATTTGAGGCTGTGAAGGCTGCTGGCGAAGCGCAAATGCGCGAAGCATATGCTATCCTTGACAAGCAGGCGCGTCAGACGGCTGTCGCTGCGGCGAAAGAGCAAATCAAGGCGAGCTTGTCCGAGGAGCAGCTTGAAGATGCAAATCTCGGCTCCGCGCTCAAGAAACTCGAGTCCACTGTACTTAGAAGCACAGTGGTCAAGGACGGAAAGCGTATCGACGGACGTGCGCTCGATGAAGTGCGTTCGATCGTCTGCGAAACCGGCCTACTTCCGCGGACGCACGGCTCGGCACTTTTCACCCGTGGCGAAACGCAGGGCTTGGTTGTGACCACGCTTGGCACCGGTGACGACGAACAGATCATTGATGCGCTGCATGGAAACTTCCGTTCCAACTTCCTGCTGCATTACAACTTCCCGCCCTACTCGGTTGGTGAAGCTGGGCGCGTTGGCCCTCCGGGTCGCCGTGAGATCGGACATGGTAAATTGGCATGGCGTGCGCTTCAGGCGGTCCTGCCAGCAGCGACTGACTTCCCGTACACCATTCGCGTTGTCTCCGAGATCACCGAATCCAACGGATCCTCGTCTATGGCGTCTGTCTGTGGCGGTTCGTTGTCCATGATGGATGCAGGTGTACCGCTCAAAGCGCCGGTCGCAGGCGTCGCAATGGGCCTCGTCCTTGAAGATGACGGCTCTTACGCGGTGTTGACCGACATCCTCGGCGATGAAGACCATCTCGGCGATATGGACTTCAAAGTAGCAGGGACGGAAAACGGCATTACCTCGCTCCAGATGGACATCAAGGTTGCCGGCATCACCCCTGAAATTATGGAAAAAGCGCTCGACCAAGCAAAGCGCGGGCGGATGCACATTCTCGGAGAGATGGCAAAGGCCCTGACGGAAGCTGGCGATTTCAGCGTTCACGCTCCGCGCATCGAGACAATGCAAATCCCAACTGACAAGATCCGTGAGGTGATTGGCTCGGGCGGTAAAGTGATCCGCGAAATCGTTGAAGTTTCGGGCGCAAAGGTCGACATTAACGACGAAGGCATCATCAAGATCGCTTCCCCGAACGGTGAGGCAATCAAGAAAGCCTATGACATGATCTACTCGATCGTGGCAGAGCCGGAAGAGGGCAAGATCTACCGCGGCAAAGTGGTGAAACTTGTCGATTTCGGAGCTTTTGTGAACTTCTTCGGCAAGCGCGACGGTTTGGTTCATGTGAGCCAGATTGAAAACCGGCGCCTCAATCATCCATCTGACGTCTTGAAAGAGGGTCAGGAAGTTTGGGTTAAGCTTCTGGGCTTCGATGACCGTGGCAAAGTTCGTCTTTCGATGAAAGTCGTAGACCAGGAAACCGGCGAAGAAGCAAAGAACGAAGAAGAGTCCGAGTAA
- a CDS encoding site-specific DNA-methyltransferase, whose protein sequence is MKTKTKAAGASTLPLNTIIDGDCIEVMNSLPAGSVDLIFADPPYNLQLRGDLHRPDNSKVDAVDDHWDQFDSFARYDAFTRAWLKAARRLLKPNGAIWVIGSYHNVFRLGAELQNQGFWLLNDVVWRKSNPMPNFRGKRFTNAHETLIWASKEEGAKYTFNYEALKALNEGIQMRSDWVIPLCTGHERLKDSNGDKAHPTQKPEALLHRVLLATTNPGDVVLDPFFGTGTTGAVAKMLGREFIGIEREAAYREVAEKRLASVRKFDKDALEVSASKRAEPRVAFGVLVERGMLRPGEELWSINGRHKAKVRADGTLIGNDIKGSIHQVGAHLEGAPSCNGWTYWQFKREGQKVPIDVLRQQVRAEMREH, encoded by the coding sequence ATGAAGACAAAAACAAAAGCGGCGGGTGCGTCTACGCTCCCTTTAAACACTATTATTGATGGTGATTGCATCGAGGTTATGAACAGCTTGCCGGCTGGATCAGTGGATCTCATATTTGCTGATCCGCCATATAATCTTCAATTGCGTGGTGACTTGCACCGCCCCGATAATTCTAAGGTCGATGCTGTTGACGATCACTGGGATCAGTTTGACAGCTTCGCGCGCTACGATGCCTTCACGCGAGCATGGTTGAAGGCTGCAAGACGACTGCTAAAGCCGAACGGAGCAATCTGGGTGATTGGTTCCTATCATAACGTATTCAGGCTTGGAGCAGAGCTTCAAAACCAAGGTTTTTGGCTTTTGAACGATGTGGTCTGGCGCAAGTCTAACCCTATGCCGAACTTCCGCGGCAAGCGGTTCACCAATGCGCACGAAACACTGATTTGGGCGTCTAAGGAAGAGGGTGCTAAATATACTTTCAACTACGAAGCATTGAAGGCTTTGAACGAAGGGATCCAGATGCGATCCGATTGGGTCATTCCTCTTTGCACTGGTCATGAACGTCTCAAAGACTCAAACGGTGACAAGGCACACCCAACTCAGAAGCCAGAGGCATTGCTTCATAGGGTTCTTCTGGCCACCACAAATCCGGGTGACGTTGTTTTGGACCCATTTTTCGGAACGGGTACAACAGGCGCTGTCGCTAAGATGCTTGGGCGCGAATTTATTGGTATTGAGCGAGAAGCTGCATATCGCGAGGTAGCAGAGAAAAGGCTCGCATCTGTCCGCAAGTTTGACAAAGACGCATTGGAAGTGAGTGCTTCAAAGCGGGCGGAGCCACGCGTTGCCTTCGGAGTTCTGGTCGAACGTGGCATGCTGCGTCCGGGAGAGGAGCTGTGGTCAATTAATGGGCGTCATAAGGCCAAGGTGCGTGCTGACGGAACTTTGATTGGAAATGACATCAAAGGCTCGATCCATCAGGTCGGCGCCCATCTTGAAGGCGCGCCTAGTTGCAACGGTTGGACTTATTGGCAGTTTAAACGCGAAGGTCAGAAAGTTCCAATCGACGTGTTGCGCCAACAAGTGCGTGCCGAGATGCGCGAACATTAA
- the mutY gene encoding A/G-specific adenine glycosylase, with product MRDQKISDDLLSWYDGNARVLPWRIGPKERAAGVQPDPYRIWLSEIMLQQTTVVVVRDYFRAFTTRWPNVSALAKAEDSDVMAEWAGLGYYARARNLLKCARVIDQDFAGQFPSDFETLLSLPGIGPYTAAAISSIAFNLPEPVMDGNIERVISRLFAIKTPLPTSKPELFQHVTRLTPQNRPGDFAQAMMDLGATICKPRAPSCDICPLRSGCAGFAASLQNTLPEKLPKKAKPTRFGNAFVARRRFDGAWLLERRPPEGLLGNMVCWPSSTWAELNPEVEPPFAAHWQRYGNQVKHTFTHFHLKLDVHYAWAPDIPLAPNQFWMPSDELRPSDLPSLMRKVFKVISSDDLWN from the coding sequence TTGCGTGACCAGAAGATTTCTGATGACTTGCTGAGCTGGTACGACGGAAATGCCCGCGTTCTGCCATGGCGTATCGGCCCAAAAGAGCGCGCTGCCGGGGTCCAGCCTGACCCGTATAGGATCTGGCTTTCGGAAATCATGCTTCAGCAAACAACCGTAGTCGTCGTGCGAGATTACTTTAGAGCATTCACCACGCGCTGGCCCAACGTTTCGGCTCTCGCAAAAGCTGAAGATTCCGATGTTATGGCTGAGTGGGCTGGCCTAGGATATTATGCCCGAGCTCGGAATTTGTTGAAATGCGCCCGGGTCATAGACCAAGATTTTGCAGGTCAGTTCCCCAGCGATTTCGAAACGTTGCTCTCGCTGCCAGGTATAGGTCCGTACACTGCCGCCGCGATTAGCTCGATTGCGTTCAACCTTCCTGAACCAGTTATGGATGGTAACATCGAACGCGTAATATCGCGCCTCTTTGCCATCAAAACACCACTGCCCACATCCAAGCCAGAACTGTTTCAACACGTTACCCGCCTGACGCCGCAAAATCGTCCAGGTGACTTTGCCCAAGCGATGATGGATCTCGGCGCGACCATTTGCAAACCTCGCGCTCCATCCTGTGACATCTGTCCACTTCGAAGCGGCTGCGCGGGCTTCGCGGCGTCCCTCCAGAATACACTTCCTGAAAAACTGCCCAAGAAGGCAAAGCCGACGAGATTCGGAAATGCTTTCGTCGCACGACGCAGATTTGATGGTGCGTGGCTACTTGAGCGCCGTCCACCCGAGGGACTGTTAGGTAACATGGTGTGCTGGCCCTCTTCGACATGGGCCGAGCTTAACCCCGAGGTGGAGCCCCCTTTTGCTGCGCATTGGCAACGATATGGCAATCAAGTCAAACATACGTTCACGCACTTTCACCTAAAGTTGGATGTTCACTATGCTTGGGCCCCGGATATTCCTCTGGCCCCGAACCAATTTTGGATGCCGAGCGATGAATTGCGACCTTCTGATCTGCCGAGCCTGATGAGGAAAGTTTTTAAGGTGATATCCAGCGACGATTTGTGGAATTGA
- a CDS encoding DsbA family protein translates to MDRRLFLASTGVGAVMAMNVPLPLFAQEAIDAAVEVTEMVIGNPDAEVEVIEYASYTCPHCANFHQSVYPTLKSDFIDTGLIKFVYREVYFDRFGLWASMVARCGGEQRFFGLTKMLYEKQREWTAGGDPVAIAENLRNLGKVSGLTDELLDGCMTDAAKAQALVDWFQQNTEDDGINSTPSFVINGVKFEGSWDDELIPAIEAALS, encoded by the coding sequence ATGGATCGTAGACTTTTTTTGGCTTCGACAGGTGTCGGTGCTGTAATGGCAATGAACGTGCCTTTGCCGCTCTTCGCTCAAGAAGCAATAGATGCTGCCGTTGAAGTTACGGAGATGGTTATTGGTAACCCCGACGCTGAAGTCGAAGTCATCGAATATGCTTCATATACTTGTCCCCACTGCGCGAATTTTCATCAATCCGTTTACCCGACTTTGAAATCGGATTTCATAGACACTGGGCTTATTAAGTTCGTTTATCGCGAAGTTTACTTCGACCGCTTTGGGCTTTGGGCTTCAATGGTGGCTAGATGTGGTGGCGAGCAAAGATTTTTTGGCCTCACCAAGATGTTATATGAAAAGCAACGGGAATGGACCGCTGGCGGTGATCCTGTTGCCATCGCGGAAAACCTCAGAAACCTCGGGAAGGTATCCGGTCTTACCGATGAGTTATTAGATGGATGCATGACTGACGCCGCCAAAGCACAGGCGCTCGTAGACTGGTTCCAACAGAATACAGAGGATGACGGGATCAACTCTACGCCAAGTTTTGTGATAAACGGCGTGAAATTCGAGGGAAGTTGGGATGATGAACTCATCCCTGCCATTGAAGCGGCCCTTAGCTAG
- the clpB gene encoding ATP-dependent chaperone ClpB, with the protein MNLEKFTERSRGFIQAAQTIAMRESHQRLAPEHLLKALLDDEQGLAANLIGKAGGNVGRVREVLEVALEKMPKVTGDAGQVYLDSATAKVVAEAEKLSEKAGDSFVTVERLLTALAIVKTQAKDALEAGGVSAQALNAAINDVRKGRTADSANAEDGYDALKKYARDLTEAAEQGKIDPIIGRDEEIRRAMQVLSRRTKNNPVLIGEPGVGKTAIAEGLALRIIDGDVPESLRNKKLLALDMGALIAGAKYRGEFEERLKAILKEIEVAAGEIILFIDEMHVLVGAGKTDGAMDAANLIKPALARGELHCVGATTLDEYRKYVEKDAALARRFQPLVVEEPTLEDTVSILRGIKEKYELHHGVRISDSALVAAATLSHRYITDRFLPDKAIDLVDEAASRLRMEVDSKPEELDALDRQILQMQIEAEALKKEDDTASKSRLEKLERELADLQEQSAEMTAMWQSERDKLEGARGMKEQLDRARADLEIAKREGNLAKAGELSYGVIPQLERQLSEAEDHEQDSLMVEEAVRPEQIAEVVERWTGIPTSKMLEGEREKLLRMEQELGRRVIGQKPALRAVSNAVRRARAGLNDENRPLGSFLFLGPTGVGKTELTKAVAEYLFDDDNAMVRIDMSEFMEKHAVARLIGAPPGYVGYDEGGVLTEAVRRRPYQVVLFDEVEKAHPDVFNVLLQVLDDGVLTDGHGRTVDFKQTLIVLTSNLGAQALSQLPDGSDAAEAKRDVMDAVRAHFRPEFLNRLDETIIFDRLGRADMDGIVEIQLRRLAKRLSSRNISLDLDESARKWLADEGYDPVFGARPLKRVIQRALQDQLAEMILAGEIADGDVVPVSAGSEGMIVGERISRSDRSFPNDAVVH; encoded by the coding sequence ATGAACTTGGAAAAGTTCACGGAGCGGTCCCGTGGGTTCATTCAGGCCGCCCAAACCATTGCAATGAGAGAGAGCCACCAAAGGCTCGCTCCAGAACACCTTCTCAAGGCACTTCTCGACGATGAGCAAGGACTTGCCGCGAACCTCATTGGAAAAGCGGGAGGCAATGTTGGCCGCGTCAGAGAGGTATTGGAGGTTGCGCTTGAAAAGATGCCGAAAGTTACCGGCGATGCAGGTCAGGTCTACCTGGACAGCGCAACCGCGAAGGTCGTTGCTGAGGCAGAGAAACTTTCCGAAAAAGCGGGTGATAGTTTTGTTACCGTTGAGCGTTTGCTGACGGCACTTGCGATTGTGAAAACCCAGGCCAAAGATGCGCTTGAGGCTGGGGGCGTTTCCGCTCAGGCGCTTAATGCGGCAATCAATGATGTTCGCAAAGGCCGGACAGCGGATAGTGCAAACGCCGAAGACGGATACGATGCGCTCAAAAAATATGCCCGCGATCTCACGGAAGCCGCCGAACAAGGGAAGATCGACCCGATCATCGGTCGTGACGAAGAAATTCGCCGTGCAATGCAGGTTTTGAGCCGCCGGACCAAGAATAACCCTGTGCTGATCGGTGAGCCCGGTGTTGGTAAAACCGCGATCGCTGAGGGCCTAGCGCTTCGCATCATCGATGGCGATGTACCCGAAAGCCTTCGAAATAAAAAGTTGCTCGCCCTGGATATGGGTGCGCTCATTGCTGGCGCAAAATATCGTGGCGAATTTGAGGAGCGTCTCAAAGCCATCCTGAAAGAGATCGAAGTAGCCGCTGGTGAGATCATACTCTTCATTGACGAGATGCATGTGTTGGTCGGGGCAGGAAAAACCGATGGTGCGATGGATGCGGCGAACCTGATCAAGCCCGCTTTGGCCCGCGGCGAACTGCATTGCGTAGGGGCAACCACGCTCGACGAATACCGTAAATATGTTGAAAAAGATGCGGCCCTCGCGCGGCGTTTCCAGCCGCTCGTCGTGGAAGAGCCAACGTTAGAGGATACAGTCTCCATCCTGCGAGGCATCAAAGAGAAATACGAACTGCATCACGGTGTTCGCATTTCGGACTCGGCGTTAGTCGCAGCGGCGACCCTGTCGCACCGCTATATTACGGACCGTTTTTTGCCTGATAAAGCTATTGACCTTGTTGATGAAGCCGCGTCGCGCTTGCGGATGGAAGTCGATAGCAAGCCCGAAGAGCTTGATGCCCTGGATCGCCAAATCCTCCAGATGCAGATCGAAGCCGAGGCTCTGAAGAAAGAGGATGATACTGCTTCAAAGAGCCGCCTTGAGAAGCTTGAAAGGGAACTGGCTGATCTTCAGGAACAGTCAGCAGAGATGACTGCCATGTGGCAGTCCGAACGTGACAAGCTCGAGGGTGCACGCGGAATGAAAGAGCAACTCGATCGCGCGCGCGCCGATCTCGAGATTGCAAAAAGGGAAGGAAACCTCGCAAAAGCTGGTGAACTTTCATATGGCGTCATTCCACAGCTTGAGCGGCAACTTTCTGAGGCAGAGGATCATGAACAAGATTCGTTGATGGTTGAAGAGGCTGTTCGCCCCGAGCAAATAGCCGAGGTTGTCGAACGCTGGACGGGTATCCCGACATCAAAGATGTTGGAAGGAGAACGTGAAAAGCTCTTGCGTATGGAGCAAGAGCTTGGCCGTCGCGTCATCGGGCAAAAACCTGCGCTGCGGGCCGTCTCAAACGCCGTTAGGCGCGCGCGCGCTGGGCTGAACGATGAGAACCGCCCACTCGGTTCCTTCTTGTTCCTTGGGCCTACAGGTGTCGGCAAGACTGAGCTGACAAAAGCGGTCGCTGAATATCTCTTTGATGATGACAACGCGATGGTTCGCATTGATATGTCAGAATTCATGGAGAAGCATGCAGTAGCGCGCTTGATTGGTGCGCCTCCTGGTTATGTAGGATATGATGAAGGGGGCGTTCTAACCGAAGCCGTTCGGCGCCGACCTTATCAAGTTGTGTTGTTTGATGAGGTCGAGAAGGCGCATCCCGATGTCTTCAACGTTTTGCTTCAAGTCTTGGATGACGGTGTGTTGACCGACGGACATGGCCGAACGGTCGACTTCAAGCAAACATTGATTGTGTTGACCTCAAATCTGGGTGCCCAGGCTTTGAGCCAGCTGCCTGATGGTTCTGATGCTGCTGAGGCGAAGCGAGACGTGATGGATGCGGTAAGAGCACATTTCCGACCGGAATTCCTGAACAGACTCGACGAGACGATCATCTTTGACCGACTTGGTCGCGCCGACATGGATGGAATTGTCGAGATTCAGTTGCGTCGTCTTGCGAAGCGTCTATCGAGCCGAAACATTTCCCTCGACTTGGATGAAAGTGCGCGGAAGTGGCTGGCTGATGAGGGGTATGATCCTGTTTTCGGCGCGCGCCCATTAAAACGTGTTATTCAGCGCGCGCTGCAGGACCAACTCGCGGAAATGATCCTTGCCGGTGAAATTGCTGACGGCGATGTCGTGCCAGTTTCGGCAGGATCCGAAGGGATGATTGTTGGCGAGCGGATTTCAAGATCTGACAGATCTTTCCCTAACGACGCGGTTGTTCACTGA
- a CDS encoding DUF721 domain-containing protein — translation MDQKQRKKISGGFARAGKLLQTRINEASAKRGFGETRVLTHWREIVGPATANVCRPVKISYKTGGIGAVLTILSNGAHATILSMQKHDILEKVNACYGYRAIHDIRITQTAPTGFSEGQVEYVAPRQKSEAPRELSSRDRNIVATIATGVEDTRLRAALTELGGSILARNGQKTVRSSHGS, via the coding sequence ATGGATCAGAAACAGCGCAAAAAGATATCTGGTGGGTTTGCGCGAGCAGGCAAGCTGCTTCAAACGCGTATCAATGAGGCAAGCGCGAAGCGCGGCTTTGGCGAGACGCGCGTGTTGACCCATTGGCGAGAGATCGTTGGTCCCGCTACCGCAAATGTTTGCCGCCCCGTGAAGATATCCTACAAAACGGGCGGTATCGGCGCGGTGTTAACCATTCTATCGAATGGTGCGCACGCAACGATCCTTTCCATGCAAAAGCATGATATTCTTGAAAAGGTGAATGCTTGTTATGGGTATCGTGCTATACACGATATTCGGATCACTCAAACGGCTCCGACCGGATTCAGTGAGGGACAAGTGGAGTATGTGGCGCCTCGCCAAAAATCGGAGGCGCCGAGAGAACTTTCGAGCCGTGATAGAAACATAGTTGCTACGATAGCGACTGGGGTAGAAGATACTCGCCTACGAGCCGCTTTAACTGAATTGGGTGGTTCGATATTGGCGCGAAACGGACAAAAGACAGTTAGGAGCAGTCATGGATCGTAG
- a CDS encoding transcriptional regulator has product MQETTSSASDVKAAGTRIVWGGIASIAFLLICAAVLLFINLPDANAFNERVETLFVENTALTSPSDIKLLEILAQSGTAFSDTLTSYRFVIFVLLVFSAALLIAAVSFLLMLVALNRRMGHIERRGIDVNSLLISRDQNVVLLNNFEFKLTDAAIETLSVLAEARMDDEVLSGAEIEAVISGRSAADCDEAAGATRIKRLRDSLGNQMISELLVKNIARRGYMLAINKDVIRMI; this is encoded by the coding sequence GTGCAGGAGACTACTTCCTCCGCTTCTGACGTCAAAGCGGCGGGCACGCGGATTGTTTGGGGTGGAATCGCTTCAATAGCATTCTTGCTGATCTGCGCAGCAGTTCTGTTGTTCATAAATTTGCCTGACGCCAACGCTTTCAACGAACGCGTTGAGACATTGTTCGTTGAGAACACTGCGCTCACGTCACCATCAGACATTAAATTACTGGAAATTCTCGCACAATCAGGGACAGCTTTCTCCGACACACTGACATCGTACCGCTTTGTGATCTTTGTCCTGCTGGTTTTTTCTGCAGCACTCCTTATAGCCGCGGTAAGTTTTCTGTTGATGCTCGTAGCTCTGAACCGCCGCATGGGGCATATCGAGCGCCGTGGCATCGACGTCAATTCCCTGTTGATCAGTCGCGATCAGAACGTCGTCTTGCTCAACAACTTTGAATTCAAGCTGACCGACGCCGCAATCGAAACTTTGAGCGTACTTGCTGAAGCGCGGATGGATGACGAGGTTTTGTCCGGAGCTGAGATTGAAGCCGTAATTTCCGGACGCTCTGCCGCTGATTGTGACGAAGCCGCCGGCGCGACCCGGATTAAACGATTGCGCGATAGCCTAGGCAATCAGATGATAAGTGAGCTTCTTGTCAAAAATATCGCTCGGCGTGGCTATATGCTCGCGATCAATAAAGACGTTATCCGAATGATCTAA
- a CDS encoding alkane 1-monooxygenase, translating into MHGTRTALLAALPFWLSFLLVPLMWISVFQGGWTLLLVPLATWQLFSILDLVAGLNTKNEDPETPEAELFWYRAVTLAWVPVQMATLFGLLWYVPKASHLSMVESWGVFFSFGVLSGTIGINYSHELMHQKQRGERWLADILLASVLYSHFRSEHLLVHHRYVGTPRDAVTARYNEGFHRFFPRVLKECVTSSFTAEREKLIRSGRLVWSFRNPFWKYGLLQIFFLSCAFWFGGLLGVFLFITQAFVAVWQLELANYVEHYGLTRKHLGDGKYEHVLPRHSWNAAHRWSNWLLINLQRHSDHHYKPSRRFPLLQNYDELEAPQLPHGYPLMTIFAMIPPLWRRKMNPQVRKWRAMHYPEITDWEPYKNAQTPIPQ; encoded by the coding sequence ATGCACGGCACAAGAACTGCACTCCTCGCAGCATTACCTTTTTGGCTCTCATTTCTGCTAGTACCGCTGATGTGGATCAGCGTTTTCCAAGGCGGATGGACGCTGCTCCTCGTGCCACTGGCAACCTGGCAGCTATTCTCAATACTGGATCTCGTCGCCGGACTTAACACTAAGAATGAAGACCCAGAAACGCCGGAAGCTGAGCTGTTTTGGTATCGCGCTGTGACACTTGCGTGGGTGCCTGTTCAGATGGCGACGCTCTTCGGACTGCTGTGGTACGTCCCGAAAGCATCCCACTTGAGCATGGTCGAGTCATGGGGTGTGTTTTTTAGCTTTGGGGTGCTGAGCGGTACGATCGGGATCAACTACTCACATGAGTTGATGCATCAGAAACAGCGCGGCGAGCGCTGGCTGGCCGATATATTATTGGCATCGGTGCTATACTCACATTTCAGATCCGAACACCTGTTGGTGCACCATCGTTATGTTGGCACTCCTCGGGATGCAGTAACAGCGCGGTACAATGAAGGATTCCACCGCTTTTTTCCTCGTGTGCTAAAGGAATGCGTTACATCCTCTTTCACTGCAGAGCGCGAGAAATTAATCCGAAGCGGGCGCTTAGTGTGGTCTTTCAGAAACCCTTTCTGGAAATACGGACTTCTTCAGATATTCTTTTTATCTTGTGCATTCTGGTTCGGAGGCTTGCTCGGTGTCTTTCTATTTATCACGCAAGCATTCGTGGCAGTTTGGCAATTGGAACTTGCCAATTATGTGGAACACTATGGATTGACACGCAAACACCTTGGCGACGGCAAGTACGAACATGTTTTGCCGCGTCACTCATGGAATGCCGCTCATCGCTGGTCCAACTGGTTGCTTATCAATCTTCAAAGGCATTCAGATCATCACTACAAACCAAGCCGGCGGTTTCCGCTATTGCAAAACTATGATGAACTCGAAGCGCCGCAGTTGCCTCACGGCTATCCACTTATGACGATATTCGCGATGATACCGCCGCTCTGGCGACGCAAGATGAACCCACAAGTTCGAAAATGGCGGGCAATGCATTACCCTGAAATTACCGACTGGGAGCCATATAAGAACGCCCAGACCCCAATCCCTCAATGA